ttctgttaaATTTCCTTTGCCCTGTGTACTACCGGCCATGCCACATACCATCTTTCAGCCAAAACAAGCAGAATTCAATGAAAACATGTCAGTTGGATGGATTATCTCATTTTCAGAGTTCTATCTTAAAAGTATTCaggacattttcattttcagcattaTTGACTCACTCAAAGCAGTCAGAGTACTGACCTAGATTACAGGCAAATTTGAATATTAATATGGAGATTGACATCATTGAAATTCTCCCTGTTCCAATATATGCCAGTGCTCTTGATGCCACAGCAAAGAGACAGACAGGAATATTCCATGCTGTGCTCCTTATCTGgagttattttcctcttttcctgaagGAGATGAGCGTaacaatgaaaagcaaacctgAAGCTAACTGCTGGAATAGAAAACCAGGAACAGAGACCATATGTCAGTGGTTAAATGGGGATATTGGAGAGTTCAGTTCTAGGCTTTGCCAAGAGATTATTTTGTCACCTGGGGAAGATATTTACTAATGTTTTTATCAGTATGGAAAACATGGCCTCTAAACTGTATAAAAGATGCCTATCTgcaaaaaaggggaaaagagcaaTGATGTTCATGCTTTGCTTGTCTATTTACTCTGGAAGCACTTGAGGACAGGGATTGGGTTTATTCTTTGCACAGCACTGAACATGCTGCACCTGTAGCTTCATTACAATTTGCGTTGTTGCTGCTCCTGATACTGCACTACAGCTATTTCTTGGAGGAAACAGGGATTAGTCCTCTTTCTTGTTGGGGTGGAAAAGCTGACAGCTGCAAGGAGGAATAACTATTAGCTGCTTGGGATGTCTGGAGTTTAAGTACCACTGAGCAAGTTGATGCTGTAAGTTGAGCATCTATAGGTGCAAATTTACATCTGGAAAGTACTCTGCTGGGCACCCACTTTGGTGGCATCTGTGGCCATGCTGAGCTCAACATGGAAACCCACAATTCTCTGGCTGCTCATAGAAAGGCCCCACTGAAGTCATGTCTAAATAACAGGAGTTAAAATGCtatgttattttaaacttttcatATCTTCAAAAGGTGGAAAGCTGCTACTCAGGAGCGTCATTACAGAAAGAGTTGTGACGCTGTAAATTCAGTCTGTGCTCAAATGTTCTGCAGTATTACTGCTCAGTTAGCAGCTTggtcctgcccgtgggaagATATTGcccaggatgggctgtggatgaagggaggaagggaaaccAGAAGGCTGCTGTGAGATGCAACAAAATTTTAATGAGCAAGAAATGCCCGTGTTTGCAAAGCGAGACTTCACAGAGTACGAAAAATCTGTTTCCAAACAATTTCAGAGGATGTTCAATAAATGTCCTGTTCAGAGATATTGCTCAGCTGGATTTCTTCTGTCTGCTGTGCAACTACTGAAGAAGACACTTGTCATTATGAGCGATGTCCATACACAACAGGCCGCCCCAcgttggttaaaaaaaatgggaaagctGGAACAGGCaacaatagcaaaaaaaaaattagaaattgaAGggcaaacaaaaatcagaaaaaagacTGGGAAGGGTAAGTGGCAGTAGCTCCATCGCAGGGCTGCAGGAACACTGAACCCCTGTCCTCATTGCTCTGCATATGGATCTTCATGTGGCTCTTCTGGgacctctctgctgcctttagCAAGGCCCACAGGTGCTGCGGAGGAACCGGCTGTACTGGCGGGAGGAGTATGGGCTGCAGTACCCGCTGCTGAGTGTGGAGAGGGCTGAACTCCCATAGCCATACTGGGCCCCATATCCCAGAGAGCCCCCATAACTGTAGGGGCTCCCAGTGCCGTAgaggccccccagccccagggagccccCAAAGGCGGGTGCTCCGGAggagcccaccacggcttgctgggggaaggagctgaggatggggccgggGAAGGTGACGACCACGGGGGGCGGCTGGATCAAGGCCGTAGAGTCCGGGCACTGGCGGACACATggctcgttgcagctgttagcaatgggctgggggcaggcgatgctgctggtggtggggcACAGGTCGTAGCAAGACATTTCTTTGTGAGGATGAAGGTGATCCTGAAACAGAGAGCACAGAGCTGCATAAATACAAAGCACAAGATTGACTGGAGCAACAGGTCAAGGTTTGGTGATGGGTTGTTGGGGAACAGGCACAATGATCACCAGATGCATGAGCAAAAATGTTGACCCTATTCACAAACTTTCCTGTCAATCAGCATTGCTCTGATCTTCCCCATCCAGCAATCCCTGCACTTGTGACATCCACCAAGCCTTCTGaaattgcttctgctttttttcttcttttaatttgccTTCACAGAGTGTTGGTGGCACATTTTTTACTAAAACACCAGCACTCCTTCCTGGTGAATGTGGGTAGaaagccaggagctgcaggaggctACACCAGAGTTGACCTTCTCATTACATTGAATGGGACAGAAGCAGATTTTGTACTGGGAGCAATGGGATGGAGTCAAGAACCCAGCACTGCTTTAGCCacacatttctgcagcttttcctggtccttgtttcttttcaggCTCTTTGAGGTACTATACTTTGAGTTGTCCCCTTTCAGTTCTAGGCTCTCTTAATCTCTGTAATCCCTCTGGTAAAACCCCCAAAGCATTTGAGCCTTCATATAGATTCAGATACCTGATGTAATAAGTAAATATTCcctataaaatatttatatccAAATATTTCTTGGCATAGCAGTGTAATTTCATATGGAGCGTGGAGCAGATTGGTAAAATGTAAGGAGCTGATTTCCTTCATCagataaaaattcagttttcaaactACCATTTCAGCTACGTCTGGTCCCAAAAGCTTGTGGCTTAGCACTTTTCCCAGTAAAAATAGGGAATATTATTTTGTTCACTTGATCAGGCCACCGGTCTACTTCCCTTATTATTGTGCCTGGTGAAAATAACCAGGCTTTAAAATAAGCAGGATTTAATTTTTACCTATCCATAAGAACTAAATACAAGCTAGGATTATTTTGCAATAATATTCCTATGTAGATAATGCTCTTTCTTCAGCTGGGTTATCAAACAGCTTAGGATATGGCCATGTCTCTCCAATTCAATCATTTACTGAAATGGTGCAGGagaattctgcattttaaatttaacGGCTTCCTACATTTTCACTCTGCTAACAGTACAAGAATGCCCAAATATGAATTGTAGTGATATAAATGCCTCAAGCCCTGATCTTGACTTCTAAAGACTACCATACTTGCcaacatactgaaaaaaaaaaaagagagaaaaagagaacaaatcaaaaaaaaGTCCTAAACCCCCAAATGTAATAGTGAGCAGTATTCTAAGCTGCAGTGCAAAGGCATTCTGGCATTAGGAAAGAGATGAAATGGCATCAGACTTACCTGATGTAGAAGAGAGTGCTCAGGAGCTGGAACAGGTCTGCGTACCTGCTCCTTTTATACCATCCTGCAGATTGCCTGGGGGATCTGTGGCACATGGTACACATGAAGTCATAATCACCAACCAGCCCAAATTTGAAGCACATATAACTTCCCAAAGTGATGAAACTGGTTTTGCTTGAAGTTTGCAAAATCACCCTAAATCTCTGAAGAGCATGACATGCACATTCCAGCTCCCAGTTCTCTTTCATCTTGAAGCTTAATTGACCAGCTTCATTGCTGGTATCATTCCACCCTCCTCATTGGCATCGCAGGAGGAATTAAACTGGTTCTATTTATTTAGCACTTCCTTTATTAACTTCCCATAATGATTTTAATCAGAGCTATAACCTGCTGGCATACACAGGTTTGTATTTAAGTGCTTTAGATCTAGGCTGTAATCTAATCTACTCACACATTTTGCAATGAAATGTTCAGTGAGGTGGAAGACACCTTCGGATGCTTTTTCCACCCACAACCACAAAACATGAGAGAGGTGCTGGACCTGTGACAATCATGGCCATTGTTTAATGGTCTTTGATTTAGAAATTCTGGATTTTCCTTGCTGCTTGGCAAGaccagcaaaaaaagaaaaagtattttagtaTCTGAAATGGTGTTTAAACTAAAAGCTGAAGTTTCCTCTGAAGggttatatgtatttttttttccttatttttcaccTGGAATCTGCAAATCCAATCTGCAAATCACAGAGATTATCTGGCAGGTTCAGCAATGCAGAAGGGCTGCAAATGCAAAGGGATTAGCAGGGAATAGCTGCTCTGTGTCAACACTACACAGCTCTGAAGGAGAAAGTAACACAAGGCAGTGGTGAAAAAGGTGCAAatttcttggtttctttttggcaTTATACATTTCTGTCCACCACTGCATTCAGTTAGtctttatcttttccttctttttgttcaTATGATGAAGATCTAGTTTGCCCTTAGATCTACTCTTCCATCTTACAAAGGAATTGAACCAAAGTTTTGCTGAAGGATGTCACAGAAACAATTTTTGAGTGCTTCCTTCCCAGAATAAGTGGCAGAAAAAGCAATAGAATTATCCAAGGAATAGTTATTGCAATGATAGATAtttcaccccccacccctcaaccccccctcttctttctttctgggcTAGCAGGGCTTTGCCTGCAGAGTGCATACTGTTGCAGAGACCAGTTTCGACTGCCCAGGTTACAAGTGACTTGTCACTTGAAATTACTCAGGCTTCCCCATACTGCAAGGCAACTCATCCCATCTCAGGTGCTTACCTTACCAGAATTGGTATCATCCTCAAAACATACcaattttgctttcattggCTACGGAGACACACAACAAGCTCAACCGAAACACCCAGCTTTTAAGCAGGGAAGGTTTGATGAGATGTGTCCCACCCATATTCCCACCTTCTGAAAGTGTGTGCAATGAACGGTGCCTGGACCAGCCTCATAAATCCTCATTTGCCTGTGGATCAGTTGTTTGGTAATAAACACTGCAACATTTCTACCAGAAGTTATACTTAAATTATGAGGTTCTTTCCTCCAGACTTTGAGGTGGCCCTAGGGGATTACAAGAGCAGTAATACCCACAAAGGGTGTTCAAAtactttttgtgtgtttttaagcGCTTCCCAAACCCTCCTTAGTAGTTTACGCATGAAGTCATGTGTCATCATTGTAATATAAGTGTGTGGTTGGATTCAAACAGcccagcatttttatttatttatttatttatttatttatttatttatttatttatttatttattacattgcACTGGTCAAGCACATTCTTCCTGTTCCCTTTACCACCTCATGATTTCTAACCTTAGGATTTCAGttgatttaattttataatttaggtttttctgtatttgtttaagTTTGTGTACCGGCTCCTTCAGTGCTGATGTATTAATTCACATCCCCTTCACTGTTTGTAGCAAAAATTGCTGCAAAATCTGCCTTTGTTCCCATGTTTTGAAAGTTTTTCCCAGGACTTTCCTAGTCTGAGAGTGGTCTACCTTTCTTTCGTGTTTTAAACAGATGCTCAGCTTCTCTAGGAAGCTGAATACATAAtatgatatatttttatatttgtgcatttatatatatagtgAACATGTTGCCTGTAATCTGGTTAAGAAACTGTTTACCTTTGTTGTGACCAATGAATTTACTTCTAAAATGTGAAGAAATGGAACAACTGGGTAGTCTGGGAGAGAAGGCATGGGCCtggctgatttttaaaagtattttgcaatatatcttttgatttttccttctaaaaagcACAGAATGGGCCTGTCCAACTCTGAACTTTGATTTCATATACAGGTTGGTTGCTGATTC
Above is a window of Falco biarmicus isolate bFalBia1 chromosome 19, bFalBia1.pri, whole genome shotgun sequence DNA encoding:
- the LOC130141322 gene encoding scale keratin-like, coding for MSCYDLCPTTSSIACPQPIANSCNEPCVRQCPDSTALIQPPPVVVTFPGPILSSFPQQAVVGSSGAPAFGGSLGLGGLYGTGSPYSYGGSLGYGAQYGYGSSALSTLSSGYCSPYSSRQYSRFLRSTCGPC